One segment of Desulfocurvus vexinensis DSM 17965 DNA contains the following:
- the rplF gene encoding 50S ribosomal protein L6, translating into MSRIGKQPIAIPSGVEVTIGKDMINVKGPKGALATPAHEKIVVAKDGDQLVLTRADESRIARAQHGLRRTLLSNCVLGVTKGFEKVLEVVGVGYKVQVQGKNVVLTVGFSHPVEFPLPAGVEAKAEGNKLTLTGIDKQAVGEVAAQIRRVRPPEPFKGKGIKYADETIRRKAGKSGAKK; encoded by the coding sequence ATGTCCAGAATCGGAAAGCAGCCCATCGCCATCCCTTCCGGGGTGGAAGTGACGATCGGCAAAGATATGATCAATGTCAAAGGCCCCAAGGGCGCCCTGGCCACTCCGGCCCACGAGAAGATCGTCGTGGCCAAGGACGGCGACCAGCTGGTGCTCACCCGCGCCGACGAAAGCCGGATCGCCCGGGCCCAGCACGGGCTGCGGCGCACCCTGCTGTCCAACTGCGTGCTGGGCGTGACCAAGGGCTTCGAGAAGGTTCTCGAGGTCGTGGGCGTCGGCTACAAGGTCCAGGTGCAGGGCAAGAACGTGGTGCTCACCGTGGGCTTCTCGCACCCGGTGGAGTTCCCGCTGCCTGCGGGCGTCGAGGCCAAGGCCGAAGGCAACAAGCTCACCCTGACCGGCATCGACAAGCAGGCCGTGGGCGAAGTTGCCGCGCAGATCCGTCGCGTGCGTCCGCCGGAGCCTTTCAAGGGCAAGGGCATCAAGTACGCGGATGAGACCATCCGCCGCAAGGCCGGCAAGTCCGGCGCCAAGAAGTAG
- the rplE gene encoding 50S ribosomal protein L5 translates to MTRLEKIYQEKVAPALQKEFGYTSPMQLPKIKSISLNMGLGEAGNNNKLLEDAVAEMTAIAGQRAVTTRAKKSIANFKLREGMPIGCRVTLRGDRMWDFLDKLMNFALPRVRDFRGVPDRGFDGRGNFTMGIKEHTIFPELNIDRVDQVKGMNVTIVTTAPTDKEGKVLLDLLGMPFKK, encoded by the coding sequence ATGACACGTCTTGAGAAGATATACCAAGAGAAGGTCGCCCCCGCCCTGCAGAAGGAGTTCGGGTACACCAGCCCGATGCAGCTCCCCAAGATCAAGAGCATCAGCCTGAACATGGGGCTGGGCGAGGCGGGCAACAACAACAAGCTGCTCGAGGACGCCGTGGCGGAAATGACCGCCATCGCGGGCCAGCGTGCGGTCACCACTCGCGCCAAGAAGTCCATCGCGAACTTCAAGCTGCGCGAAGGCATGCCCATCGGCTGCCGCGTGACCCTGCGCGGCGACCGCATGTGGGACTTCCTCGACAAGCTCATGAACTTCGCCCTGCCCCGCGTGCGCGACTTCCGCGGCGTTCCCGACCGCGGCTTCGACGGGCGTGGCAACTTCACCATGGGCATCAAGGAGCACACGATCTTCCCCGAGCTGAACATCGACCGCGTCGATCAGGTCAAGGGTATGAACGTGACCATCGTCACCACGGCCCCGACCGACAAGGAAGGGAAGGTGCTGCTCGATCTCTTGGGCATGCCTTTCAAGAAGTAA
- the rplN gene encoding 50S ribosomal protein L14: MIQVESNLDVADNSGAKRVACIKVLGGSRRRYASVGDIIVVSVKEAMPHAKVKKGDVMKAVVVRTTKEVGRPDGTYIKFDNNSAVLLNKQMEPVGTRIFGPVARELRAKNFMKIVSLAPEVL, from the coding sequence ATGATCCAGGTTGAATCCAATCTCGACGTCGCCGACAACTCCGGCGCCAAACGGGTGGCCTGCATCAAGGTGCTGGGCGGCAGCCGCCGGCGCTATGCGAGTGTGGGCGATATCATCGTGGTGTCCGTCAAGGAAGCCATGCCCCATGCCAAGGTGAAGAAGGGCGACGTGATGAAAGCCGTCGTCGTTCGCACCACCAAGGAAGTGGGCCGCCCGGACGGGACCTACATCAAGTTCGACAACAACTCCGCCGTGCTGCTCAACAAGCAGATGGAGCCCGTGGGGACGCGCATCTTCGGCCCCGTGGCCCGCGAGCTTCGCGCGAAGAACTTCATGAAGATCGTTTCCCTGGCGCCCGAAGTGCTGTAG
- the rplX gene encoding 50S ribosomal protein L24 has translation MQKYKIRKDDKVMVISGKDKGKVGKVLKILRKKDRVLVEKVNMVKRHTKANPYTQQPGGIVEKESPIHISNVALMCDACTKPTRVGYKETTDGKKVRFCKKCNETID, from the coding sequence ATGCAGAAGTACAAGATTCGCAAAGATGACAAAGTGATGGTCATCTCCGGCAAGGACAAGGGGAAGGTCGGCAAGGTGCTCAAGATCCTTCGCAAGAAGGACCGGGTCCTGGTCGAAAAGGTGAACATGGTCAAGCGCCACACCAAGGCCAACCCCTACACCCAGCAGCCCGGTGGCATCGTGGAGAAGGAGTCCCCCATCCACATCTCCAACGTCGCGCTGATGTGCGATGCGTGCACCAAGCCCACCCGGGTTGGGTACAAGGAAACGACCGACGGCAAGAAGGTCCGTTTCTGCAAGAAATGCAACGAAACGATCGACTAG
- a CDS encoding type Z 30S ribosomal protein S14: protein MSRKALLNKSQAKPKFSSRAYNRCPICGRPRAFLRRFGICRICFRNKALAGELPGVRKSSW, encoded by the coding sequence TTGTCCCGTAAAGCACTTTTGAACAAGTCCCAGGCGAAACCCAAGTTTTCGAGCCGCGCGTACAATCGCTGCCCCATTTGTGGCCGCCCTCGCGCGTTCCTGCGTCGGTTCGGCATCTGCCGTATCTGCTTCCGCAACAAGGCGCTGGCTGGCGAACTGCCGGGTGTCCGTAAATCGAGCTGGTAA
- the rpsH gene encoding 30S ribosomal protein S8 gives MAVVDPIADMLTRIRNAHQALHGEVAIPRSKVKSAIAGILKEEGYIADFSEEERAIKIALKYEGGRPLISGMKKISKPGRRVYVAASDIPRVQNGLGICVLSTSQGVLDGGRAKAQNVGGELLFEVW, from the coding sequence ATGGCAGTGGTTGATCCCATTGCGGATATGCTTACCCGCATTCGCAACGCCCACCAGGCTTTGCATGGCGAAGTGGCCATCCCCCGTTCCAAGGTGAAGTCCGCCATCGCGGGCATCCTGAAGGAAGAGGGCTACATCGCCGATTTCAGTGAGGAAGAGCGCGCCATCAAGATCGCGCTCAAGTACGAGGGCGGACGTCCGCTGATCAGCGGCATGAAGAAGATCAGCAAGCCTGGCCGCCGGGTGTATGTTGCCGCGTCCGACATCCCCCGCGTGCAGAACGGCCTGGGCATCTGTGTCCTGTCCACGTCCCAGGGTGTGCTGGACGGCGGTCGCGCCAAGGCGCAGAACGTGGGCGGCGAACTGCTGTTTGAAGTCTGGTAA
- the rplR gene encoding 50S ribosomal protein L18, whose translation MKLSKNEARLRRKIRIRKKVNGTAQRPRLCVYRSNAHIYAQLVDDLTGSTIASASSLAFVKSGQAVKPNKSGAEAVGREIAKLAKEKNVETVVFDRNGYLYHGRIKALADGAREGGLKF comes from the coding sequence ATGAAACTCTCGAAGAACGAAGCGCGCCTGCGCAGAAAGATCCGCATCCGCAAGAAGGTGAACGGGACGGCCCAGCGCCCCCGGCTGTGCGTGTACCGTTCCAATGCGCATATCTACGCGCAGCTCGTCGATGACCTGACGGGCTCCACCATCGCCTCCGCCTCGTCCCTGGCCTTCGTCAAGAGCGGCCAGGCGGTCAAGCCCAACAAGTCGGGCGCCGAGGCCGTGGGCCGCGAGATCGCGAAGCTGGCTAAGGAAAAGAACGTCGAGACCGTGGTGTTCGACCGCAACGGCTATCTGTATCATGGCCGGATCAAGGCCTTGGCCGACGGCGCCCGCGAGGGCGGTCTGAAA